The window CACGAGGGACAATTGCAAGCTGGAGGTTAGCACATAGCGGTGCTTCTGGTATTAAAGGAATCTATCATGGAGATGCAGCTGGCAATCTTGATGATGTAAATGATTTTGCTGGTAATTTAGTAACCATCAATTCTCCACCTATAAGAATGTCTTATACACAGAATAAAATCAATAATGACGGACAGCATGACCCTAATGAAGGACAAAAGATAATAGACATTTATAGAGATTTAGGCTTCAATGAAGAAGATTCAAGGTTACTCGAGAACCAAGGATATCCTTCTATGTCAGAGCTTGGCTTTTACAATAACCTTCTCCCATTTTGTCTATATGTTCTTGAATAAAAAGCCTGAAATAAAGTATGAGCAATAATACGCGCTGTCGGTCGAACTACACTTATACAATCGTTGTATTTAATTCCTGTCTTATAATTTATCTGCTAGCAAATTGACAGAAATTAGTAATTTCAATCATTAATTTAACAACTGCTAAAATCATTTGTTACTCTGATTGAATATAAAACGAGTTGAAGAATTGCATATAACTTGCTTGAGGGCTCATTTTATAGCAAATTTTTATGAGGCCAGCTATTCGTGCTTTCAATTCAAACAATATTACCTAGATTTGAGAGCCCAGAGGCAAGAGACTGGTGAATTACTTTCTTTATCAGAAACATTATTAAATTAAAAAGAATAAAGCATGAATAAAATAAGAATCATTGGTTTAATTATGTTAATAATTGGTATTCTTTTGCAGTTTCCCTTCAAAAATGAGGGGACGGATTTCATTTCAGGTGTCTTACTTGGAGCAGGAATCTCATTGCTGGTGACAGGTAAAATTAGGTCAAAAAACAGATCCGTTAGTTAGTTTACTTTTCCTCTTAAAAACCTTTTTATTGTAGTAGAATGATAATAAACGAAATTCTAACAAAGTATTCTATAGATAATACTTTGTTTCGTTATTTCAAATGATCACTACAACCCTAGCTCTTTTACTTTTACAGCTTTTTAATTATATCAAATATTGCTGGTAATTGATATTTAACAGGTCAAGAGTGAACAATAGAGCTAAATAAACCTAGCAACACATTAAAAGCTATTGCCTTATTTTAGCTACCATCTTTCTATTAGAATATCCCAAAGTAAGTTACTCCTTCAGACTGAAATACGACAATAAAAAAAGCCGAATCAAATGAATTGATCCGGCTTTTTACATTTAAACTTAATCTATTCTTTAAGCTTCTACTTGTTTCTTTTTACTACCTTTTGCTAAATCCAATACTACTGGAGTTGCAATAAAGATTGACGAATAAGTACCCACTAAAATACCTACTAATAAAGCGAAAGAGAATCCTCTTAATACCTCACCACCAAAGATGAATAAGATTAAGATTACAACCAATGTAGTGATGGAAGTCATTAAGGTTCTACTGATCGTATTGTTAATCGCCATATTGAAAGTTTCCACATTAGAAGCTTTTGACTTAACACCTAATGTCTCTCTAATTCTATCGAATACCACCACGGTATCGTTAATAGAGTAACCAATAACGGTTAAGATTGCCGCAATAAATACCTGATCGATTTCGAATGAAAAACCTAATAATTTAGCAATCGCAAAGGCAGATAATACAAATAATGTATCGTGGAATAAGGCAACAACAGCACCTAAACCAAACTGCCATCTTCTAAATCTGATTAAGATATAGATAAAGATTGCGATTAAGGCAAATATTACAGATTCCTGTGATGAGTTTCTGATATCATCCGCAATAGTAGCCCCTACTTTTGATGAACCACTGATGGTGAAATCATTATCTCCCATTGCTGACTCAGTCTCAACATAGCTCATTCCAGTTGCTTGAGCGATACCATCAATGATTTTTGATTTCACTTCATTATCCGCTTCAGTAGATTCTTCATTTACTAAATAAGAAGTAGTCACTTTTAAGATGTTGTTCGCACCATAAGTTTTCACTTCAGTACCTGCATCTTCTAAAGTACCATCTAATGCTACTTTAAGGCTAGTAGTCTCCACTTGGTCAGCAAATCTTACAACATAAGAACGACCCCCTGTGAAGTCAACACCGAATGTTAAACCTTTCGTAACCATTAAAACAACACCAATCACGATTACAATACCAGAACCGATATAGGCCATTTTTCTCTTGCTCATAAAGTTAGCAGAGATGTTGGTTAATAAGTTTTTAGAGAATGGAGTAGCGAAAGAAATCTTAGACTGATCACCTTTTTTGCTCATCCAGCTCACAATTACTCTTGTAATAAATACCGCTGAGAAGAATGAACATGCAATACCAATCATTAAAGTAATAGCAAATCCTTTAACAGGACCCTGGCCTAACCAGTATAAAATAGCACCCGTTAAGAAGGTAGTTACGTTCGCATCCACAATTGAGCTATAGGCTTTAGAGTAACCCGCTGATATCGCTTTTAATAAAGGAGATCCTCCTCTCATTTCTTCTCTGATACGTTCGAAAATTAGCACGTTCGCATCAATTGACATACCAATTGTTAACACAATACCGGCAATACCTGGTAAGGTTAAAGCAGCATTTAATTGTGCTAAAATTCCTAAGATAAAGAAGATGTTAAATACTAAGGCAATGTTGGCAATTAAACCACCTTTAGCGTAGTAGGCTACCATGAAAATCAATACCATAGCTAAACCCGCTACAATAGAGATGATACCTTGTGCTCTTGCTTCTTTTCCTAAAGTTGGACCAATGATAGCTTCTTCAACAATTCTAGTTGGCGCTGGTAATGAACCTGCTTTTAAGATATTCGCTAAATCTTTAGCTTCTTCAATAGTGAAGTTACCTTCAATGATAGATTTACCATTAGGAATTTCAACATTCACATTTGGAGCAGAATACACATAATTATCTAAAACTATTGCAATTCTTTTATTGATGTTTTCTCTGGTAATTTTCGCCCATTTTCTAGCGCCCGTAGCATCCATGCTCATGTCTACGGCAGGCTGACCCACTTGATCAAAAGTTTGTCTTGCATCATTAATAACCTCACCCGTTAACATGGCTTGGTTATTTCTTAAAGTTCTTACTACATAAAGTTCTAATAACTCAGTACCATCATCTAACTTTCTTGGCTTAACATCCCAAATTAATCTTGTGTTTCTTGGAAATAAAGCTTGAACATCTTCTCTTTGGATAATGTCATTAATTTTAGCTGTATCGGTAACTTCATATACTAAACCATATTGGCTTCTAATTAAGCTGAATAATGGAGATACATTTTGAGCATTTTCTAATGAATCAAGACTTGCATCCGTTGAATCACCCTCAGCAACTGCTGTAGTATCAGTTTCATCTTCTGATAATAAATCTGCTAAATCCGCACTTTCCTCTTCAGAAACATCTGTTGCATCCTCCGAAACTAATTCATTGCTCTGCTTAGCTTTTTGTTCTTCTACTATTAATTCATTAGCCGCACCTAAAGCATCAGAAACCTCATTTACTTCAACAACTTGTAAGAATTCAAGCTTAGCAACCCCTTGTAATAATTTTCTAACTCTTTCTGGGTTATCTACACCTGGAAGCTCGATTTGAATTCTTCCTGTATTTTCTAATTTCTGAATATTCGGCTGTGATGTACCAAATCTATCAATCCTAGTTCTTAAGATTTCAAAAGAACGATCAATAGCATCATCCACTTCTGAACGAATAATTCTCATTACTTCGCTGTCTTCTGTTTGGAAGCTAATTCTCTCTCTGTTCGCTGAAGTAGCAAAGAATTCGCTTAACTTTTTATCAGGATATTCTTCCTGGAAAGCCTGATAGAATAAATCTACAAAACTGTTTTGGCTAGTTTTTTGTCTTTCTTTAGCTGTTTCTAAAGCCTGATTAAAACCCTCATCTTCATTATTACCACTTAAACCTTTGATGATATCAACTGGTGATACCTCAAGAGTAACGTGCATACCACCTTGTAAATCAAGACCAAGATTTAACTCCATGTCCTGCACTTCTTTGTAGGTAAACTCAGCTCCTAAAAGATTATAAACGGGTACATTGTATACAGAATCTAAATATTCTTGTCTTTGAGAATAATTAATATTTCCTTCTTGATCTGTAGCATAAGCTGTGGCATCATCTTTAATGCCGTTCGACACAAAAGTGAATGACAAATAATAGATACATAATAATGTAACTATTACAGTCATAAACACTATAAATCCTCTGTTCTTCATGTTTATTGTATTATTAAATTAAGTTTCGAAATCATATTTTAACATAAATATGACTTCATATTGATTAGTAAATTGAATTAAATTTTAAGTAATTGTTCAGATCGGAATAGATCTGTTTATTGTGAAAAAAGCTAATGCTTAGGGTGCATTAGGCGATATGATGAGTTGAAAAAGCGTATGAAAGTAATTATGATAAGCTTTTTCAACATATTCCATCAAAGAAAAATCGATCTTTTCCGGAACGCTTATTTCATTCAATAAATCAAATGAATGAAATAAGTTAAACTGCATAGCAGGAAGCAATAAATCATAAGCCATAATCTGATATTCAGCTTCTGGCTTTTCCTGATCACTTTGCTCTGTTCTTTCTACAGTATCATTAGCATCCACAACATACGGCTGCTGAAAAAACATCAGCAAAGCCATTGCAAGTCCAAATAATAGACTGGCCGACTTCTTAATTGATTGTATGTTATTTGTTCTTTTCATTCTTAGGAATGCAAAAGTAATTAAAAATGCTGAATTTCAATATTTTTATTAAAATCAAATGAATTTATCAGGGAAAGTTAACTACCGCTTTAAAATAATGCGGAAGGTAGTTCCTCTATTCACTACAGATTCTTTTACAAAAATTTTACCGTTGTGATAATTTTCAATGATTCGTTTTGCTAGTGTAAGTCCAAGTCCCCATCCTCTCTTCTTAGTTGAAAAACCGGGCTGGAAAATCTCTTTTATCTTACTAGAAGGAATTCCTTTTCCAGTGTCTTTAATATCTATCAAAGCATCTCCATATTTCCCTTCTTTCAAGATAATGGTTATTTCACCTTCTCCACTCATAGCATCAATTGCATTTTTACATAGGTTTTCAATCACCCAATCGAATAGCGGTTTATTTATATCTGCTGAGATGACATCGTCTTTACAGATAAAATCGATAAAAACTTTCTTTGAAGTTCTTTTTTGAAGATAATTTACAGTAGCCTTAATAAGCTTTGAAATATTTTCGTCTCTTAAAACTGGAACTGATCCAATACTTGAAAAGCGTGAGGTGATCAGCTCGAGCTTACTAATATCTTTCTCTAATTCCTTAGTCACCTCTTTATCTTTGAGATCATCATCAATTTTCATGATCTCCAACCAAGCCATTAATGAAGATAGTGGCGTTCCTAATTGATGAGCGGTTTCTTTTGCCAGCCCAACCCAAACCTGATTCTGCTCTGCTTTACGGGAATATGAAAACGAAACATATCCAAAAAAGACAAAGGCTGCGATTAC is drawn from Marivirga arenosa and contains these coding sequences:
- the secDF gene encoding protein translocase subunit SecDF, whose protein sequence is MKNRGFIVFMTVIVTLLCIYYLSFTFVSNGIKDDATAYATDQEGNINYSQRQEYLDSVYNVPVYNLLGAEFTYKEVQDMELNLGLDLQGGMHVTLEVSPVDIIKGLSGNNEDEGFNQALETAKERQKTSQNSFVDLFYQAFQEEYPDKKLSEFFATSANRERISFQTEDSEVMRIIRSEVDDAIDRSFEILRTRIDRFGTSQPNIQKLENTGRIQIELPGVDNPERVRKLLQGVAKLEFLQVVEVNEVSDALGAANELIVEEQKAKQSNELVSEDATDVSEEESADLADLLSEDETDTTAVAEGDSTDASLDSLENAQNVSPLFSLIRSQYGLVYEVTDTAKINDIIQREDVQALFPRNTRLIWDVKPRKLDDGTELLELYVVRTLRNNQAMLTGEVINDARQTFDQVGQPAVDMSMDATGARKWAKITRENINKRIAIVLDNYVYSAPNVNVEIPNGKSIIEGNFTIEEAKDLANILKAGSLPAPTRIVEEAIIGPTLGKEARAQGIISIVAGLAMVLIFMVAYYAKGGLIANIALVFNIFFILGILAQLNAALTLPGIAGIVLTIGMSIDANVLIFERIREEMRGGSPLLKAISAGYSKAYSSIVDANVTTFLTGAILYWLGQGPVKGFAITLMIGIACSFFSAVFITRVIVSWMSKKGDQSKISFATPFSKNLLTNISANFMSKRKMAYIGSGIVIVIGVVLMVTKGLTFGVDFTGGRSYVVRFADQVETTSLKVALDGTLEDAGTEVKTYGANNILKVTTSYLVNEESTEADNEVKSKIIDGIAQATGMSYVETESAMGDNDFTISGSSKVGATIADDIRNSSQESVIFALIAIFIYILIRFRRWQFGLGAVVALFHDTLFVLSAFAIAKLLGFSFEIDQVFIAAILTVIGYSINDTVVVFDRIRETLGVKSKASNVETFNMAINNTISRTLMTSITTLVVILILFIFGGEVLRGFSFALLVGILVGTYSSIFIATPVVLDLAKGSKKKQVEA
- a CDS encoding sensor histidine kinase is translated as MVNPSENPFMGNASSFYQSKAALKWIALAFSLIIGFASVLYTNSIVEELKEREERYIELFANTLAYTSDSDNSENLIFIFQEIVTPNNSIPVIVVDANGNPSIFRNIEVDSSKNDQEAMAKILKKELKIMEQEYEPIAISGTDPDDPSSYQYIYYRNSDLIYRLRYYPYIQLSVIAAFVFFGYVSFSYSRKAEQNQVWVGLAKETAHQLGTPLSSLMAWLEIMKIDDDLKDKEVTKELEKDISKLELITSRFSSIGSVPVLRDENISKLIKATVNYLQKRTSKKVFIDFICKDDVISADINKPLFDWVIENLCKNAIDAMSGEGEITIILKEGKYGDALIDIKDTGKGIPSSKIKEIFQPGFSTKKRGWGLGLTLAKRIIENYHNGKIFVKESVVNRGTTFRIILKR